The DNA region TGCTTGACCTCCTTGGGCCAGGTGGCGCTCCACATAAGCGTCTGCCGGTCGGGCCGGATCTGTGAGACGATCTTCCTGATCTGGGGCTCGAAGCCCATGTCTAACATGCGGTCAGCCTCGTCCAGCACCAAGTAGGTGCAACGCTTCAGGTTAGTAGAGCCGGCGGAGAGGAAATCAATAAGCCGTCCGGGTGTGGCAATCACGATTTCGCAGCCGCGCTGCAGATCCCGCATTTGGCCGCCCTTCGGGGCGCCGCCGAAGACGCAGGTGTTGCGCACATACGACGAGGAACCGAATTCGGTGGCCACCTGCTGGATCTGTTGGGCCAGCTCCCTAGTGGGGGCCAGCACGAGGGCAATGGGTCCGTCACCCCTCTGCAGCGGCTGCTGGTTGTTGATGTGGACAATCGCGGGAAGGATGTAGCCCAGGGTCTTGCCGGATCCCGTCTTGGCAATGCCCACGAAGTTCGAGCCACTCATGGCGATAGGCCAGCCCTGCGCCTGGATGGCGGTGGGCGCTTTGTAGCCCTGCCGGCGAATCTCCTTCATGACGTAGTCGGGCAAATAGACCTCGGAGAAGTCCTGGATGGGGTTCGGCACCTGTCCGCGCACGGTGATTTCCTGCTCGTCGCGATACCGCTGAACGTCGTAGGGTGATCGGTTAGCCACGTTGGGATGCTCCTGGTAAAAGTCCTTTTTAAAGGGAGCCAGGTTGGAGAAATCGACCGGGCGCATGGGGAGGTCTTGGCTGccgcctccacctcctcctcggcGATCACCGaatccaccaccaccacctccaaaACGATTGCCGCCTCCGCGATCATCGCGGCGCTTCTCGATACGTCCATTCCTTACGCCGTGGTAatcaccaccgccaccaccaccaccaccgccgccgcctccgaAGCGATTgcctccaccgccgcctcctcgCCGGTCATCACCGCCTCGATCGCCTCCGCGACCGCCACGTCCACTGTGACCAAAGTCGCGATCGTGTGGTGCCCTGGAAAATAGCAGAAGATAACCGATGAGTATCTAATGAAGGAATTAAAATGCTGGGGAGAAGATAAAAGGAATGCTGAAGAAAAGAAATCTTTATCATCTTTCCATTTAAGGTACATTGATTTAtcataaaattaataaatttagaATTTACAATATTATGGAGTGCCCTTTGCGCCTTTTTGTTTGGTATTCCATTCTAATGTAAAtgtaatttggtttttttgttttcgaaaAACCAAATGAATACGCTAACTGTATGAAATTTGAGCAAAGGAGTTAAATTTCTGccaacaaaatgtatttatttatttcgaataAGAAAAAGCTGAATCGCGGAAATTTACTTTGTGTCAAGTATCAAAGGGCTTTTGCTTATTCATTAAAATCGAACGACTTCACTGTAATTTTGCTGCCTCGAGTTCGTTCGAATCTTTGATGAAATATTACACTTGAGTAATCGAATTGTGGTTTGATAGTAGAATTAAGATACTCCAGTTCTTTCTGAAGATGTTTGGACCACACACTAATATTACAGCTGCGAGCTTTTTGTTGTAAACTTTTAAAGTGGAACGAATATTGTTGATTTGTGTAAGGTCGGTATAATCTGTGAGCGATTTCGCGTTGTACATTTGTATAATCAATTCCTCCTTATCTGCCATCTAAAATCATTTTGTGCTCGGTATTTTCCCTTAATAAAAGGGGCCTTCGAGAATTAGACCATGCTTAACTGGGCCCATATTTTTGGGCTAGGTGAAGACAGCtgcattttcttttcttaAGTATTTCTTTGGCAGTAGCAATTTGGGAGAAAAAACGGAGTGACTTGGCTTACTTTGCTCGCATGCTGCCGGTTCTAGAAGTCTGCTAGTTGGGACTTGGATTTCAACTGCGACTGGCCGACTTGGAAGGTAAGTTCTCgcttttcgatttctttcGACGCTGCTAAACAGCTGACATAGAGTTGTGCTACAACCgcaataaacttaaataaaactaattgcGTGTTagggaaattaaataaatttcgaaTAATGCAAACAGTAAAGTAAATTTGATTGACAACAACATGCAATTCGAGCACGGTTACTATTACTCCCACCCACCGATTGTTCACCGATTCACCCCAGTTTACCAGCCCCAAACTGCGCAACGAAACAGCCCCGCGTAAGGAGCTGTGTGTTTATTGCTCTGGTATTATCAACCTGGGGCAGTTCCAGTCAGATCTGGCTAAGGAACTTTATTACAGCATTAAAACTGGGAATAGAAAACACGACCCGTTGgcaataaataagaaaatatgataagatgatatgatatgatgaTAAGGGTGTAAATACAATATGCTAATAAATACTGCTTCTAGATGAAGTTGTATTCTAATCAAccaaataatatatttaacataCTTGTAATGAATTACCAACCATTTTACTACAATAGGAAAAACTTCCTACAAACGTAGAAATTTCTAGCTTATATCTGCTTTCTTTAGTAGCTCCATCCTTGGTGGGCATCACTATGGGGTCCTCCATGATCCACTGCCATGTCTGCTCGTCTATTTTTCTGTCAATTTGAGCCCCGTACCACCGTAAACGTAAACTTATATTTGTAGGACCCACTGGCACGCTAACATTTGTGCCCAACTAGCGGAGCGGAACGCTCTGAACATTTATGAGACAGCCAAATGTCTTGCTCCTAGTTTCCCCCCTAGTTGCAAGGTCCCGTGAGGCACCTCTGACTTTCTGTGTGTCTACCTGTCGCTTTTTGACATGCGAAAAGACGAATCGCGAGCTAGCCAAAGGGGGAGCAGCTCCTCATCATAATCAATTGGCGTCATTTGACATTTTAGACTAATGGGGCCGTTTATGTGATGGCGAAGTTCACGAGCTACTATATTACCTTTCAATGTGTGACACTTAAGTTTTAATCATTATATACTATCTATATTGATCTATATCTATATTGATTTCTAATACACAATTATATAACAAGCATTGTtcataataattaattttcttaGGGTATGGAAATTTGAAAGTAAAAGAACCTATCTTCTTATTATTTCATAACATTGTGCTCGGTATTGAAGAAGAAGAATTCTAACATAATtataccaaaaaatatttacatttatttaaaattattaatgttttaGTGAActaatgttatttttaataaccTTACAGATTGTGGTCAATAACCGTAAGCAGACGTTCTAAATAATTCCCTAAATACCAAAAACACCGCGATATCTCAAGAAAACCGCGTGTAAGCGAGGGAAAGAGCGGGATAGAAAGGTATGCTGGCGAGAGAGCAGGATGGCGCGAGTCAGTGACAGCCGCCGACTGTTATACGCTCGCACACACTTACGAATCTGTTATACGAGCACGCGAAAATGCCGCCGTCAACAGGCATTCACGCACACCAGGAAGTCAGATTGTGCCgctgtgtgagtgcgtgttCGTGTTCGGGGCATACagacaaattaaaatgctataaaaaagcaaacgaagCAAGAACACGTTTCACAAATCAggcaaattttttttatgacGTGCGCTGtcgttcttgttgtttttgttattcttttgcGGATGTGggggccaaacaaaaaaaaacaacaaatagctGAAAACCTCACCTCCGAATGTCAAATTTTAGCAAACCATGtgtttttctctctctccccTTCCTCTCACTCTTTCGCTAATACTAATTACTCATCACCTCGCTTCGTAGGTgtacagaaaaaaaaaaaaaggcacgAAGGGTGATAAAATGGCGACAGCGAGTGGAAAAAACCAGCCCATTTCATAAGAAATCTTTCGATGTACTCACATTATTCCTTCAATTTTGATTTCCTCTGTTCTCTCGTCGGGGTCGTTAAAAAGCGATTTCCTTCTCGTCCGCTGCTCTGCTTTCGGGATGGAATCTACGTAGTCGTCTGGCTCTGTTTTCGAACTGTCTCGAAACGCACGCTGCGACTGGACTTGGAGACTACTATGTGTGCTTGGGGACAGTAATATCTCCCGATTCCTGCGACTCCCGTGGAACTGTTGTCGGTGTTCGGTGCAGagcgaagaagaagaagcgaaagtgccgctgctgctggcggaggAGAAAAGAAAATGGCGACGTTTCGTTATACATCTCTCGGAACTTTTCGGCGAAATCAATAGCATGTTGCCCCAGCCGCAACCGGCCGGTCTGGGCGTGGCGCCGCCCAGCCGGGGGGATATGTATTGCACTAGCTTAAGCATATTCCCGAAGATTTAGCTCTACACGGGTGTTATGCTAATGGCGGATTTATCCTAATCAGCGCGACATCCGCGCGTGTCTTACCTAACCTCGTCCAAAATTAGAGTGACCCTAGGTGAAGAGGAAAAATCGAGCCAAGTGTCGGTGTGACCGCAGCGCGCTAGCTATAAAACGCATTCTAGAGTGACCATTTGGTTGCGAGACTATCGATTGTCGGCTGAATGCCGCGCATTACGTTGGCcgatacatttttattatttaaactgCTGCTGAAACTAACTTTAAATGCTATTCGTCGTCGGTCCGTTCTCGTAATCTTGAATATTTCTTAAGTTTTGAATTTCTAATCAAGCAAAACATCGTTTGTGATCAGATTCGCTTATATTGCtataaaaaaggaaagcaaTTAGCAAAGACTCACCCCAGTTTTCGTTTATTgctttatacatacataattataAGAAAACTTACTTAATATTTGCTATTTATTGTTCAATAGTCATAAAaccatttattttgttatacTAGAGTTTGCAGTTAACTCCATAGTTTCTTATTTTAATTatagaaaattattattttatttacttattctTAATAAAACTCCTTTTACTGAGGAAATACTATTTAAAAGCATGGATACCCCTTATCAACTAAATAACATAGAGAGAAATATGGATAGGTGCAAGCAGTAAGAAGATGCGTAAGTAAGCAGTTCACTGCTTTAAATGTGCATATGAGATGtcaatacatatatgtatgtatatgatCTATGCTTCTTATGGGAAatattcttaatttttttatatttccacCTTATTCGCATGAGCAAAATCGACTCAAGA from Drosophila santomea strain STO CAGO 1482 chromosome 3R, Prin_Dsan_1.1, whole genome shotgun sequence includes:
- the LOC120451005 gene encoding ATP-dependent RNA helicase p62 isoform X1 codes for the protein MLKLVQYISPRLGGATPRPAGCGWGNMLLISPKSSERCITKRRHFLFSSASSSGTFASSSSLCTEHRQQFHGSRRNREILLSPSTHSSLQVQSQRAFRDSSKTEPDDYVDSIPKAEQRTRRKSLFNDPDERTEEIKIEGIMAPHDRDFGHSGRGGRGGDRGGDDRRGGGGGGNRFGGGGGGGGGGGGDYHGVRNGRIEKRRDDRGGGNRFGGGGGGFGDRRGGGGGGSQDLPMRPVDFSNLAPFKKDFYQEHPNVANRSPYDVQRYRDEQEITVRGQVPNPIQDFSEVYLPDYVMKEIRRQGYKAPTAIQAQGWPIAMSGSNFVGIAKTGSGKTLGYILPAIVHINNQQPLQRGDGPIALVLAPTRELAQQIQQVATEFGSSSYVRNTCVFGGAPKGGQMRDLQRGCEIVIATPGRLIDFLSAGSTNLKRCTYLVLDEADRMLDMGFEPQIRKIVSQIRPDRQTLMWSATWPKEVKQLAEDFLGNYIQINIGSLELSANHNIRQVVDVCDEFSKEEKLKTLLSDIYDTSESPGKIIIFVETKRRVDNLVRFIRSFGVRCGAIHGDKSQSERDFVLREFRSGKSNILVATDVAARGLDVDGIKYVINFDYPQNSEDYIHRIGRTGRSNTKGTSFAFFTKNNAKQAKALVDVLREANQEINPALENLARNSRYDGGGGRSRYGGGGGGGRFGGGGFKKGSLSNGRGFGGGGGGGGGEGRHSRFD
- the LOC120451005 gene encoding ATP-dependent RNA helicase p62 isoform X2, whose protein sequence is MAPHDRDFGHSGRGGRGGDRGGDDRRGGGGGGNRFGGGGGGGGGGGGDYHGVRNGRIEKRRDDRGGGNRFGGGGGGFGDRRGGGGGGSQDLPMRPVDFSNLAPFKKDFYQEHPNVANRSPYDVQRYRDEQEITVRGQVPNPIQDFSEVYLPDYVMKEIRRQGYKAPTAIQAQGWPIAMSGSNFVGIAKTGSGKTLGYILPAIVHINNQQPLQRGDGPIALVLAPTRELAQQIQQVATEFGSSSYVRNTCVFGGAPKGGQMRDLQRGCEIVIATPGRLIDFLSAGSTNLKRCTYLVLDEADRMLDMGFEPQIRKIVSQIRPDRQTLMWSATWPKEVKQLAEDFLGNYIQINIGSLELSANHNIRQVVDVCDEFSKEEKLKTLLSDIYDTSESPGKIIIFVETKRRVDNLVRFIRSFGVRCGAIHGDKSQSERDFVLREFRSGKSNILVATDVAARGLEADFGSMMGRIMNERRPLRTLVT